TCGGAAGGCAAACCAAAGAGGGTTACATATTACGGCAAAACCCGTCCGGAGGTCCTTGAGAAGCTTGATAAAGCCAGGGCAGAGTTAAAGGCCGGCACCTTTGTAGCCAATACTAAGATGAGCGTCAGCCAATGGATTGCCACGTGGCTGGAAACCTACGCAAAACCAAGGGTAAGACTCTCCACCTTTGAAAGCTACCAGGCCCTATTAACTCAGCATGTTACACCCGTCATTGGTGGCATATACCTAAAAGACCTGCGGCCTGAACACCTGCAAAAATTAGTTAACCAAAAGCTTGAGTACGGCAGGATAAATAAAAAAGGCGGTCTTTCTGCCAGAACTGTACGTTATATACTTGCCTTGATAGGCCAGGTTTTGAAGCAGGCGTTAAAGGAGGGCCTGGTCAACCGAAATGTGGCCGATTCTGTCAGTAAACCAAAACGCAAGCAGCATGAAATTGTTCCCTTGACTATAGACCAGACAAACAGCTTCTTAAATGCTGCGAGAGATAGCAGGCACTTCCCCGCCTTTCTATTAGAGTGGGCAACAGGCCTGCGCAGGGGGGAACTCCTGGGGTTACGCTGGAAAGATGTGGACTTGAAAAAGGGAGCTATCAGCGTCAGGCAGTCACTGATCAGAACCAAGTCCCAGGGGTTAACCTTTACAGAGCCCAAAACCAAAAAGTCCAGACGTACAATCCCGATCCCACAGGAAGCCCTAACAGAACTAAAGGCTCACAAGGCCCGGCAGAACCAGGAGAAGTTACTCCTGGGTGGGGAAACTATAGATGGTGTTTATGTCCCCAATTACAAAGATAATGACTTAGTATTCTGTAGGGGTGATGGTCTACCGATGGACCCGCGGGGATTCACCAAAGCCTTTGATCTGATACTCAGCAAAGCAGGCTTGCCAAAGGTGGCCTTTCACGATATGAGACACGGCCACGCCACAATGCTCCTGCTGCTGGGGGAACATCCCAAGGTAGTACAGGAACGGCTAGGCCACAGCACTATAACGATGACCCTGGACACGTACAGCCACATACTGCCAGGACTTCAGGAAAAGGCTTCATCGAAGTTAAGCACGGTATTAGATATAAAAGAAAAACCTTCCCATCAGGAAGGCTAACGCAGAGATTTACAACCAAAACCGTCATCGTACCAGGATGGCGGTTTTAAAATTCTTATGCAGTAAGATTGCAGTAAATGAGTGTTTTCAGTAAGGCTCCGGTTACCCGGAGCCCTTGGTATCTATGGCGCGCCTGGGAAGATTCGAACCCCCGACCTTCTGATCCGTAGTCAGACGCTCTATCCAGCTGAGCTACAGGCGCATAATGGACCACCTCGTTTGCGGTGGCAAGTTATATTGTAACAAAATCGGGATTGCTCGTCAAGTCGTTGTTGGCCGGGCACATTATTCCCGGCATGTTCATTATAATCCAAAAGCTGTCAGAAGCCTGCGGGAAAAACTTACCAGATTAAAAATAATCCGGTGCAGCTCTTTTTTCCCGCCTTTTTAATAAACTGTTAAAAACTCTCCCGGCAGGTGTGCAAATGCAAACCCTGGCTCACTATTTTAAGCCCGATGCCTCAATCATTATCCCCTGTAAAAACGAGGGCGGCAACGTCAAAATGACTGTGGATTCGTTAATGGCTGCCCTGCCTTCCAGCGGAACCGAAATTATAGTTGTTGACGACTTGTCCCAGGACGATTGCTGCCGTTTTCTGCAAGCAGACTCCCGTTACGCCAACATCCAATATATCTCCTTGCCCGGCCTTGGCGCGGCGCAGGCCAGGAATTATGGCGCTGCTGCAGCAAAAGGGGAATACCTGGTCTTTTGCGACGCCCATATCACCGTTCAGGAAGGATGGCTGGCAAGCCTTCTAAGCACCTTTAACCGCCCGGGCGTAGACGCCGTTTCCCCGGCTATAGGCTCCATAGCCAACCCCCACGCAGTGGGCTATGGCCAGACCTGGAATGCCCGTCTGGAAACAGCCTGGCTTCCAGCCCCTGCCCGGATGGAGACAACCAGGGCGCCCCTCCTGCCCGGCGGGTGTCTGGCCGTGCATTCCAGTGTATTTCAACAAGTGGGCGGTTTTGACCGCGGCTTTATCGTTTGGGGCCACGAGGACGTCGAGCTGTCACTGAAACTGTGGCTTTTTGGTTACGGGCTTTACATCAACCCCGCAGTCAAAATCCTTCACCTCTTCCGCCAAAAACATCCTTACCGGGTAACTTTTGATTACGTTCACTACAACCTTTTACGCATGGCCTATTCCCACTTCAATAACAACCGTGTTGATAAGGTCATAGCATTGGTAAAACCGTACGGAAAATCTGAAAGAATCATCAGAAATGTTTTAAAAAGCGGTGTTTTAGACCAGCGCCAGGATTATTTTAAACGCCGCCAACGTGACGACGACTGGTTCATGTCCGAGTTTCAAATACCTTTTTGAAAAGAGAGCTCATCATGGTGCATTCTCCGCAACTTGGGCATCATTGACCAGAAAAGCCCTCTCCCAAATATCCACATAAGATCCTGTTGCCCACTCAGCCATAATAACGGTTTCGCCTTCCCTTATCTCAATTTCCCCCATGGGTAAACTGTCTAACTTTTCGTCGCTTATTCCGTAGATATACAGTTTGTTTTTCGTTTCAATAATGGCTATATCCTTATTCGGCGAAGTAAAGGCATCCAAAGCGTTCGGAACCCGGTCTTTAATATTCTGCCAGCTAAGATATAACGTATCGTAAAGAATCAAATTGGCGGGCGGAATGATGTTGATAGGAAACTCCCTCGTTTCGGCCATGCCGTTACTTTGATAATTTATCCTTCCCTGAAGATACCAGTGTCCGTTTTTTCGTGTCAGCCCAAAATTCTCCTCGTCCGCAACTTCATTGAGCAAAGTAACACCTTCATCACGCAATGACCGAAGCGCTTGTTCCCTGGCGCTGCGATAAGCTGTTAAGCCCTTGGCTCCCAACAGATCTGAAACCTTGATACCGATCTGAGACGACAATTTGTCAACCGGCAATACCTGCAGAATACTTATACCGGCGGTAATATTTTCTATGGCAATATAATCGTTTCCTATATAGTCAATGGCTATTGCTGTATTCCTTTTTTGCGCTTGCTTTAAAGAGGTCTCCCCCGACACTCTTTGAGTTGCCGAATCCTTCACCGCTGTATCGTGCGCGAATAATTCCGCAGTCCCATTATTCAGAGCGCTGCGTACCTGAAGCTCCCAGAAACCGCTATTACGCGGGAAAAAAATATTGTTCCTGGTCAGAACCGGACGGAGCTTTTTATCGTCCGAAGCAACCCAAAGGGTTTTATAGGTATAGCCATTATCCGATGGTATTTTCACTCCTATAAAAATCCCGGAGGTTCCTATATTGCTTTCATTGTTTGTATCACGAATATTCGTGTCCGCAACCGGCAGGGGGCTGTCCGCCTGATCAGATATTTTCCGAAGCAGCAGTACTTTGTTTTGTACAAAAGCTATAACCGTTGCATCATCGATTTTCATAAATTCGCCCAGGAAATTTAAATTTGCATATAGCGTAACGACGTCGACTTCCTTATTCATAGACACAAGATAGTTGTTAAGTGCAATATATCTGGTCATCAAATAATCGGTTGAATTTACCTTCTTTATTTTATAGGAGGGTTTGTTCCAGACATAACCCCCTAATACCGCAAGTTCCCTGGTAAACTGGGCAGTACCACCCTCTGCCGGAAGGTTTGCCTCGCCGGCGTATCCTTCGGGAGCCAAATTTTGCGTCACCGTCCATTTCCCTTCCAATGGACAAACATTATATACCGGCGGAACAATCTTTCCTGTTGCCGTCCACGAAGGATTTGCGCAGCCGCTCAGCAAGAGAAGAGAGAATAATGCCAGGAAAAGTTTATACGTATTAAGCATCCGGACGCTCCCCTTTGGGCAAGGTTATCACCACATCCGTTCCTTTATTAAGCTCGCTGCTGATTTCCAGCTTTCCGCCCATCAGGTTAACAATCTCCTCGCAAATCGAAAGCCCGATCCCGTTTTTGGAATGTGAGCTTTTCCCTTTATAAAACTTTTCTTTGACCATGGGCAGTTCATCTGCAGCTATCCCGCAGCCGTTATCGGATATGGTAAATTTAAAACCTTCTTCTTGGACTTCCGCTTTAAAATGGACATAACCTCCCGGATGATTAAAATTAAAGGCATTATCCAGAATATTAATAAACAACTGTTTAAGACGATTTGCATCCGAATAAATATTTGGCATGTTTTCAGGATAATCAACGGTAAAATCAATATTTTCCCGCACTGCCCGCGGGGTCAATTGTTTACGCAAATGTTCAAATAGATTCACCAGGTTCACGTCTTCAGCGTTGAGTTTGATGCGGCCGGAAACAAACTTGGAAAAATCCAGAAGTTCTTCGACCATCTGCGTAAGCCGTTCACTCTCTTTGGAAATAATATTCAGGCCATCTTTGAGCATCTCTTTCTGCTGAAAGCTTTCACTTTGTAAAGTAATCGCCCAGCCCTTAATGGATGTCAATGGCGTACGCAGTTCATGAGACACGGATGATATAAAGTCATTTTTGAGCTGTTCCTTTTTCACAATTTCATCAGCCAAGTAATTCAATGTATCAGAAAGCTTGCCGATTTCATCATCGCGCGTTTTCCTGCTCTTTATTTGAAAGTTGCCTGCCGCCATTCTTTGCGCCACAGCCGTAACTTCCTGCAAGGGTACAGTGATGGTATTGGCTAAAAAAATGCTGATCGAACCCACGATGAGGATTACAAACAGACCGATTAAGATAAAGACTTCCTCCGTTTTGACAATATCCTGGTCAACGGCACTCAAAGAGGCGATAAACCGTAAAGCGCCTACGATTTGATTGTCTGATTTGAGCGGATTGGCGACAGCCATGACTTTTTGCCCGTTCAAGTAGCCGACCCATACACCCGTTTTGCCGGTTAAAGCTTCCTCAATATCGTTACCCTTCATTTCCTGTGAAATGCTGCCCTGGGAATCCATTACAATGTTGCCGTTCTTGTCAACAATCTGCACTTCGGCATTACTCTGGTTCCAAAATGCATCAACATTATAAAGCACATTGTCTTGAAGAGATGTATCCGAAAAATACTTTGTATACATCTCCGTGCAAATTTTTATCTGATTGCTGAGACTGCCTTCAAGACTGCTGTAATAGTTCTGGCGAACGATGTAAATAAGAAGCATTTCCAGAATCGCAACGGTGAAAATAATAACTATCATAAAATTGGCGGTTAACCTTACTCTGATTCCTTTCATTAACTGCTCCTGTCAGGTTCCGCCTGCAATCGATACCCGGAGCCCCAAACCGTTTTTATATAGTCAGGCGCAGACGGATTATTTTCAAGCTTTTCCCTCAGCCTTCTGATATGTACATCCAAAGTTTTCGTATCCCCAAAATAGTCTTCTCCCCAGACGGCATTCAATATTTCATTTCGTTTAAGCGCCTTCCCCTGGTTTTCCATAAACATCTTCAGCAATGCAAATTCGGTTGGCGTTAATTCAATTTGCACACCCTTTTTTAAAAATTTATTGGCAATAACATCCAAACACAGATCCCCGCATTGAAGAACATTTTTACTAACCTTAAAGTATGTCCTGCGCCTTAGCATGGCCTTGATTCGCGCTATCAACTCAAAGGGGTTAAACGGTTTGACCAAATAATCGTCCGCACCCAATTCAAGACCAAGGATTTTATCTGTGTCCTGCCCCTTTGCCGTCAGCATGATCACCAATGTTTCGGGCATCATTTCACGAATCTGCTGACAGACTTCGAAGCCGCTGATCCCCGGCAGCATCAGATCCAGTACGGTAACGTCGGGCCTAAAGCTTCTCAGCATCGTGAGGGCTTTCTCCCCAGTCTCCGCTTCTCCCACTTCATATCCGACCGCGCTCAGGTTAAGGGTGATAAAACGCCTGATCGATTCCTCATCTTCAACAACTAGAATTTTTATTTTTGGATCATGCATCGGATTTCTCCATTCTATTTAACTGGGCAATTAAATATTTAAAATATTGCTAGAAAACATATAATTATTCTATGGAAAAAGTAGCTGCCATTAACTCCAGAAACTCAATATGGGATTCGTAAGCAGGTTGTCCGGCTTCGTAAATCTTATAAATCGCTTATGGCGCGAAAGCACCCGAAACAAGCGCCGCATAAGCTTGAATTCCTGCCTGTTTAAGGTGAACCCCATCCGGGTAAAAATAGCCGTTATGGCCGCTGCTTGCCGAATACCAATCCACCAGTGTTATTTCCGGATGGGCGGCCGCGGCCTGGGCTAAGATCTGATTGACCACACTTTCCCACGGTTTCGGAACACGGGTATTCACTATCACGATCCGCCTCTCCTGTCCAAGCAAATTCAGTATATCCATAAACTGGTCCTGTGTAAATGCTCCATTTGCCCCCAGCTCGATAACAACCGTCTTCCCCAAAAGACCCTGTTCTTTCAGGTTTTCTATTACCTTCGGCGCCTGATACATCTGCCGGCCGATTTCCGCATCCACGATAATGTCCGGGAAACGCTTCTTAAGTTCGCGTCCGATGTCAATCATGACCGAATCTCCAATAATAGTGACGCCTTTACCTGTAAACACATCTTTTTTATCTGCTCCCAAAGTTGCTTCCCCGGCGACGAATTTCTTCCCGGCTCCATTTTCCTCACTTTCTCCTGGTTCTGTTTCTGCGGGCTTTGTTTGTTCCGGTTCACGAATAATCTCCGATTTTATATCCGTTTGTTTCGCCTGGCTTATCATCGCACAGCCGCTTACCGCAAGAATGAATATACTAAAAAATACTACGATGCCTGCTAAAGCAGTCTTTCCAGAAACCCCCAATGGCTTTTGCCACCACTTTAAATGGTATAACAACCCCTGCAAAAACTCTTTCCATTTGCCGCGGCGAATCGGGTCCTCGATGAAGAACCAGGAGAACGCTGCCAGGGAAATGCTCAAGGCCGTCTGTCCA
This region of Pelotomaculum schinkii genomic DNA includes:
- a CDS encoding site-specific integrase; protein product: MVKKSDQQKDKKKKAHKRGHGEGTIYQRPDGRWTAQATIGRDSEGKPKRVTYYGKTRPEVLEKLDKARAELKAGTFVANTKMSVSQWIATWLETYAKPRVRLSTFESYQALLTQHVTPVIGGIYLKDLRPEHLQKLVNQKLEYGRINKKGGLSARTVRYILALIGQVLKQALKEGLVNRNVADSVSKPKRKQHEIVPLTIDQTNSFLNAARDSRHFPAFLLEWATGLRRGELLGLRWKDVDLKKGAISVRQSLIRTKSQGLTFTEPKTKKSRRTIPIPQEALTELKAHKARQNQEKLLLGGETIDGVYVPNYKDNDLVFCRGDGLPMDPRGFTKAFDLILSKAGLPKVAFHDMRHGHATMLLLLGEHPKVVQERLGHSTITMTLDTYSHILPGLQEKASSKLSTVLDIKEKPSHQEG
- a CDS encoding glycosyltransferase, producing the protein MQTLAHYFKPDASIIIPCKNEGGNVKMTVDSLMAALPSSGTEIIVVDDLSQDDCCRFLQADSRYANIQYISLPGLGAAQARNYGAAAAKGEYLVFCDAHITVQEGWLASLLSTFNRPGVDAVSPAIGSIANPHAVGYGQTWNARLETAWLPAPARMETTRAPLLPGGCLAVHSSVFQQVGGFDRGFIVWGHEDVELSLKLWLFGYGLYINPAVKILHLFRQKHPYRVTFDYVHYNLLRMAYSHFNNNRVDKVIALVKPYGKSERIIRNVLKSGVLDQRQDYFKRRQRDDDWFMSEFQIPF
- a CDS encoding sensor histidine kinase — its product is MKGIRVRLTANFMIVIIFTVAILEMLLIYIVRQNYYSSLEGSLSNQIKICTEMYTKYFSDTSLQDNVLYNVDAFWNQSNAEVQIVDKNGNIVMDSQGSISQEMKGNDIEEALTGKTGVWVGYLNGQKVMAVANPLKSDNQIVGALRFIASLSAVDQDIVKTEEVFILIGLFVILIVGSISIFLANTITVPLQEVTAVAQRMAAGNFQIKSRKTRDDEIGKLSDTLNYLADEIVKKEQLKNDFISSVSHELRTPLTSIKGWAITLQSESFQQKEMLKDGLNIISKESERLTQMVEELLDFSKFVSGRIKLNAEDVNLVNLFEHLRKQLTPRAVRENIDFTVDYPENMPNIYSDANRLKQLFINILDNAFNFNHPGGYVHFKAEVQEEGFKFTISDNGCGIAADELPMVKEKFYKGKSSHSKNGIGLSICEEIVNLMGGKLEISSELNKGTDVVITLPKGERPDA
- a CDS encoding response regulator transcription factor, with protein sequence MHDPKIKILVVEDEESIRRFITLNLSAVGYEVGEAETGEKALTMLRSFRPDVTVLDLMLPGISGFEVCQQIREMMPETLVIMLTAKGQDTDKILGLELGADDYLVKPFNPFELIARIKAMLRRRTYFKVSKNVLQCGDLCLDVIANKFLKKGVQIELTPTEFALLKMFMENQGKALKRNEILNAVWGEDYFGDTKTLDVHIRRLREKLENNPSAPDYIKTVWGSGYRLQAEPDRSS